From a region of the Mycobacterium intracellulare ATCC 13950 genome:
- a CDS encoding ATP-dependent DNA ligase, producing the protein MSPTAGPRVKLTNAEKVLYPATGTTKSDIFDYYTRIAEVMIPHIAGRPATRKRWPNGVEQESFFEKQLAASAPDWLPRASVTHRSGTTTYPIIDDPTGLAWIAQQAALEVHVPQWRFVAEWTRSRAEELKPGPATRLVFDLDPGEGVTMAQMSKVARAVRDLIAGIGLRTFPLTSGSKGLHLYAPLDEPVSSKGATVLAKRVAQQLEKTMPKLVTSTMTKSLRAGKIFLDWSQNNGSKTTIAPYSLRGREHPTVAAPRTWDELDDPSLRQLRYDEVLSRVARVGDLLAELDEDAPVPDRLTKYRSMRDASKTPEPVPAAKPAVGQGNTFVIQEHHARRLHYDFRLERDGVLVSWAVPKNLPETTSVNHLAVHTEDHPLEYGGFEGVIPKGEYGAGKVIIWDSGTYDAEKFNDSAEKGEVIVNLHGSKISGRYALIQTNGDQWLAHRMKDQKVFEFDTIAPMLATHGSVTALKAGQWAFEGKWDGYRLLIEADHGAFRVRSRRGREVTQEYRELRWLADDLADHHVVLDGEAVVLDSSGVPNFHEMQNRGRGSRVEFWAFDLLYLDGRSLLRARYRDRRKLLEMLAAGSRLIVPDLLPGDGREALEHSAERGWEGVIAKKRDSTYQPGRRSSSWIKDKHWNTQEVVIGGWKAGEGGRSSGIGSLLMGIPTAGGLHFAGRVGTGFTDRDLANLKKTLAPLHTDESPFDPPLPRSEARGVTYVRPELVGEVRYSEWTPDDRLRQSSWRGLRPDKEASEVVRE; encoded by the coding sequence ATGAGTCCGACGGCGGGGCCACGGGTCAAGCTGACCAACGCCGAAAAAGTGCTGTATCCCGCCACCGGAACCACCAAGAGCGACATCTTCGACTACTACACGCGGATCGCCGAGGTGATGATCCCGCACATCGCCGGGCGTCCGGCCACGCGCAAACGCTGGCCCAACGGCGTCGAACAGGAATCCTTTTTCGAGAAGCAACTCGCCGCGTCGGCACCCGACTGGCTGCCGCGCGCCAGCGTGACCCATCGATCCGGAACGACGACCTATCCGATCATCGACGACCCCACCGGCCTGGCCTGGATCGCCCAACAGGCGGCGCTGGAGGTTCACGTCCCGCAGTGGCGGTTCGTCGCCGAGTGGACCCGCAGCCGGGCCGAAGAACTCAAGCCCGGCCCGGCGACGCGATTGGTGTTCGACCTCGACCCCGGCGAAGGCGTGACGATGGCGCAGATGTCCAAGGTGGCGCGCGCCGTGCGCGACCTGATCGCCGGGATCGGCCTGAGAACCTTCCCGCTCACCAGCGGCAGCAAGGGACTGCATCTGTATGCGCCGCTCGACGAGCCGGTGAGCAGCAAAGGCGCCACGGTGTTGGCCAAACGCGTTGCGCAACAGCTGGAAAAGACGATGCCCAAGCTTGTCACGTCGACCATGACCAAGAGCCTGCGGGCGGGGAAGATCTTTTTGGACTGGAGCCAGAACAACGGCTCCAAGACGACCATCGCGCCGTATTCCCTGCGCGGACGCGAACATCCCACCGTCGCGGCGCCGCGCACCTGGGACGAACTCGACGACCCGTCGCTGCGCCAGCTGCGGTATGACGAAGTGCTGTCCCGGGTCGCGCGCGTCGGCGACCTGCTTGCAGAGCTGGACGAGGACGCTCCGGTGCCGGATCGGTTGACCAAGTACCGCAGCATGCGCGACGCGTCGAAGACCCCCGAGCCGGTTCCGGCGGCGAAACCCGCTGTCGGCCAAGGAAACACCTTCGTCATCCAGGAACACCACGCGCGACGCCTGCACTACGACTTCCGGCTGGAGCGCGACGGCGTGCTGGTGTCCTGGGCGGTGCCCAAAAACCTGCCCGAAACCACGTCGGTGAACCACCTGGCGGTCCACACCGAGGACCATCCGCTGGAATACGGCGGGTTCGAAGGCGTCATCCCCAAGGGCGAATACGGCGCGGGCAAGGTGATCATCTGGGACTCCGGAACCTACGACGCCGAAAAGTTCAATGACTCCGCCGAAAAAGGGGAGGTCATCGTCAACCTGCACGGCAGCAAGATCTCCGGACGCTACGCGCTGATTCAAACCAATGGCGACCAGTGGTTGGCACATCGGATGAAGGACCAGAAGGTCTTCGAGTTCGACACCATCGCACCCATGCTGGCCACCCACGGTTCGGTGACGGCCCTGAAGGCAGGTCAGTGGGCGTTCGAGGGCAAATGGGACGGTTACCGGCTTCTGATCGAGGCCGACCACGGTGCCTTTCGGGTGCGGTCGCGACGCGGTCGCGAAGTCACCCAGGAATACCGCGAACTGCGTTGGCTGGCAGACGATCTCGCCGACCATCACGTGGTGCTCGACGGGGAGGCTGTCGTCCTGGACTCCTCCGGGGTGCCCAACTTTCACGAGATGCAAAACCGTGGACGGGGCTCACGGGTCGAATTCTGGGCGTTCGACCTGCTCTACCTCGACGGCCGCTCGTTGCTGCGGGCCCGCTACCGGGATCGGCGAAAACTGCTGGAAATGTTGGCCGCCGGCAGCAGGCTCATCGTCCCCGACCTACTGCCCGGCGACGGCAGGGAGGCGCTGGAGCACTCCGCGGAGCGCGGTTGGGAGGGGGTGATCGCCAAGAAGCGCGACTCCACCTATCAGCCGGGCCGCCGCTCGTCGTCGTGGATCAAGGACAAGCACTGGAACACCCAGGAAGTCGTCATCGGCGGTTGGAAAGCCGGGGAAGGCGGACGCAGCAGCGGCATCGGCTCACTGCTGATGGGTATCCCCACCGCGGGCGGACTGCACTTCGCCGGGCGCGTCGGCACCGGGTTCACCGACCGCGACCTGGCAAACTTGAAGAAGACGCTGGCACCGCTGCACACCGACGAATCCCCCTTTGACCCACCGCTTCCCAGGAGCGAAGCGCGCGGCGTGACGTATGTGCGGCCGGAGCTGGTCGGGGAGGTGCGCTACAGCGAGTGGACCCCGGATGACCGGTTACGCCAATCGAGTTGGCGCGGACTACGACCGGACAAGGAGGCGAGTGAGGTGGTGCGCGAGTGA
- the pstA gene encoding phosphate ABC transporter permease PstA has product MTVDALDRPVKAEVFRPLSFRRRITNGAATIFFLTSFLIALVPLFWVLSIVVARGWYAVTRSGWWTHSLRGVLPEQFLGGVYHALYGTLVQAGVAAVLAVPLGLMTAVFLVEYGSGRLVRLTTFMVDVLAGVPSIVAALFIFSLWIATLGFQQSSFAVSLALVLLMLPVVVRSAEEMLRLVPDDLREASYALGVPKWKTIVSIVFPIAMPGIVSGILLSIARVIGETAPVLVLVGYSRSINFDIFHGNMASLPLLIYTELTNPEHAGFLRIWGAALTLIIMVAVINVVAAATRFLATRKR; this is encoded by the coding sequence ATGACGGTTGACGCGCTCGACCGGCCGGTCAAGGCCGAGGTGTTCAGGCCGCTCAGCTTCCGGCGGCGGATCACCAACGGCGCCGCGACGATCTTCTTCCTCACCTCGTTCCTCATCGCGCTGGTGCCGCTGTTCTGGGTGCTGTCGATCGTGGTCGCACGAGGCTGGTACGCCGTGACCCGGTCGGGGTGGTGGACCCACTCGCTGCGCGGCGTGCTGCCCGAACAGTTCCTCGGCGGCGTCTACCACGCGCTGTACGGGACGCTGGTGCAGGCCGGGGTGGCCGCCGTGCTGGCCGTGCCGCTGGGCCTGATGACCGCGGTCTTCCTCGTCGAATACGGTTCTGGCCGCCTGGTGCGGCTGACCACGTTCATGGTCGACGTGCTGGCGGGGGTCCCCTCGATCGTCGCGGCCCTGTTCATCTTCAGCCTCTGGATCGCCACCCTGGGCTTCCAGCAGAGCTCTTTTGCGGTGTCGCTCGCGCTGGTGTTGCTGATGCTGCCGGTGGTGGTGCGCTCCGCCGAGGAAATGCTGCGGTTGGTGCCCGACGACCTGCGCGAGGCCAGCTACGCGCTGGGTGTGCCGAAATGGAAGACCATCGTTTCGATCGTCTTTCCGATCGCGATGCCCGGCATCGTCTCGGGCATCTTGTTGTCCATCGCGCGGGTGATCGGCGAAACCGCGCCGGTGCTGGTGCTGGTCGGCTACAGCAGGTCGATCAACTTCGACATCTTCCACGGCAACATGGCCTCGCTGCCGCTGCTGATCTACACCGAGCTCACCAACCCCGAACACGCCGGATTCCTGCGGATCTGGGGTGCGGCGCTGACGCTCATCATCATGGTCGCCGTGATCAACGTCGTCGCCGCGGCCACCCGATTTCTGGCGACCCGCAAACGCTGA
- the pstC gene encoding phosphate ABC transporter permease subunit PstC has translation MVVTRGTATSPSTAEKPASTALNARVSRRGDRIFKLVAAAAGSTIVVAILLIAVFLLLRALPSLRVNHANFFTSAEFSTSNPHNLAFGIRDLLMVTVLSSLTALVLSVPIAVGIAVFLTQYAPKRLGRPFGAVVDLLAAVPSIIFGLWGIFVLAPRLEPVAAFLNRHLGWFFLFKQGNVSLAGGGTIFTAGVVLSVMILPIVTSVSREVFRQTPHIQMEAAQALGATKWEVVRMTVLPFGRSGVIAASMLGLGRALGETVAVLIILRSAARPGNWSLFDGGYTFASKIASAAAEFSAPLPTGAYISAGFALFVLTFIVNALARAIAGGKVNG, from the coding sequence ACCGGATCTTCAAGCTGGTCGCCGCGGCCGCTGGTTCCACGATCGTGGTCGCCATCCTGTTGATCGCGGTGTTCCTGTTGCTGCGCGCCCTGCCGTCGTTGCGCGTCAATCACGCAAACTTCTTCACCAGCGCCGAGTTCAGCACCAGCAACCCCCACAACCTGGCCTTCGGCATCCGTGACCTGCTCATGGTCACGGTGCTCAGTTCGCTCACCGCGCTGGTGCTGTCCGTACCCATCGCGGTCGGTATCGCCGTGTTCCTCACCCAATACGCGCCGAAGCGGCTGGGGCGCCCGTTCGGCGCGGTGGTGGACCTGCTCGCCGCGGTGCCGTCGATCATCTTCGGGCTCTGGGGAATCTTCGTCCTGGCCCCCCGGCTCGAGCCGGTCGCGGCGTTTCTCAATCGGCACCTCGGATGGTTCTTCCTGTTCAAACAGGGCAACGTGTCGTTGGCCGGCGGCGGCACCATCTTCACCGCCGGCGTCGTGCTCTCGGTGATGATCCTGCCGATCGTCACGTCGGTCTCGCGCGAGGTGTTTCGGCAGACCCCCCACATCCAGATGGAAGCGGCGCAGGCGCTGGGCGCCACCAAGTGGGAGGTGGTGCGGATGACCGTGCTGCCGTTCGGCCGCAGCGGCGTCATCGCCGCCTCGATGCTGGGGTTGGGACGCGCGCTGGGCGAGACCGTGGCGGTGCTGATCATTCTGCGTTCGGCCGCCCGTCCGGGGAATTGGTCGCTGTTCGACGGTGGCTACACGTTTGCCTCCAAGATCGCGTCGGCGGCCGCGGAGTTCAGCGCACCGCTGCCCACCGGGGCGTACATCTCGGCGGGATTCGCCCTGTTCGTGCTGACGTTCATCGTCAACGCGCTGGCCCGCGCGATCGCCGGCGGCAAGGTCAACGGATGA
- the ku gene encoding non-homologous end joining protein Ku, translating to MRSIWKGSIAFGLVNVPVKVYSATQDHDIKFHQVHAKDNGRIRYQRVCEVDGEVVEYRDIARAYESDDGQMVIITDDDIATLPEERSREIEVLEFVPASDVDPMLFDRSYFLEPDSKSSKSYVLLAKTLAETDRMAIVHFTLRNKTRLAALRVKDFGKRDVMVIHTLLWPDEIRDPDFPILDKKVEVKPAELKMAGQVVDSMAEEFNPDRYHDDYQEQLHELVQAKLEGGEAFTTEEQPKELDETEDVSDLLAKLEASVKARSGGGNGKAAEKKAPAKKSAAKKTAAKKAPAKKTAAKKAPAKKAASKS from the coding sequence ATGCGCTCCATCTGGAAGGGTTCCATCGCGTTCGGGCTGGTGAACGTCCCGGTCAAGGTGTACAGCGCCACCCAGGACCACGACATCAAGTTTCACCAGGTGCACGCCAAGGACAACGGCCGCATCCGATACCAGCGCGTGTGCGAGGTGGACGGCGAAGTCGTCGAATACCGTGACATCGCCCGGGCCTACGAATCCGATGACGGCCAGATGGTCATCATCACCGACGACGACATCGCCACGCTGCCCGAGGAACGCAGCCGCGAGATCGAAGTGCTGGAGTTCGTGCCGGCCAGCGATGTGGATCCGATGCTGTTCGACCGCAGCTATTTTTTGGAGCCCGACTCCAAATCGTCGAAATCCTATGTGCTGCTGGCCAAGACGCTTGCGGAGACGGACCGGATGGCGATCGTGCACTTCACGCTGCGCAACAAGACCCGGCTGGCGGCGTTGCGGGTCAAGGACTTCGGCAAGCGCGACGTGATGGTCATCCATACGTTGTTGTGGCCCGACGAGATTCGTGATCCGGACTTCCCGATCCTCGACAAGAAGGTTGAGGTCAAACCCGCCGAGCTCAAAATGGCGGGGCAGGTGGTTGATTCGATGGCCGAGGAGTTCAACCCCGACCGCTACCACGACGACTACCAGGAGCAGCTGCACGAGCTGGTCCAAGCCAAACTCGAAGGCGGAGAGGCGTTTACCACCGAGGAGCAGCCCAAGGAGCTGGATGAGACCGAAGACGTCTCCGATCTGCTGGCCAAGCTGGAGGCCAGCGTGAAGGCGCGCTCCGGTGGAGGCAACGGCAAGGCAGCGGAGAAAAAGGCGCCCGCGAAAAAGAGCGCGGCGAAGAAGACCGCCGCCAAGAAGGCACCCGCGAAAAAGACCGCCGCCAAGAAGGCTCCGGCCAAGAAAGCGGCCTCGAAGTCCTGA
- a CDS encoding carbohydrate kinase family protein: protein MGGALVIGEALIDRVERRGAVEHVGGSPLNVAVGLARLGRHVDFLTHIADDESGRRIAAYLKSSGVQLVPGSVSAERTPAAVATIADDGSAAYTFDLQWRLSGTPEVAPPLLVHTGSIAAVREPGCLAVAALLEAYRVSATVSFDPNVRPSLIPDRDAAQARIAHLVERSDIVKVSDEDLKWIDPDREPQRTARGWLASGPAIVVLTLGARGAVAFCAAGDARVEATPARVVDTVGAGDAFMAGLLDALWELGLLGADRRAALSRVGLDALTAALQAASLASALTVSRAGADLPDRAALRAQANRRR, encoded by the coding sequence ATGGGCGGCGCGCTGGTCATCGGTGAAGCGCTGATCGACAGGGTCGAACGGCGCGGCGCCGTCGAGCACGTCGGCGGCAGCCCGCTCAACGTCGCGGTCGGGCTGGCCCGGCTGGGTCGTCACGTCGACTTCTTGACCCATATCGCGGACGACGAATCCGGCCGGCGCATCGCCGCGTACCTGAAATCCTCTGGTGTGCAACTCGTTCCGGGAAGTGTCTCGGCCGAACGCACGCCGGCCGCGGTCGCGACGATCGCCGACGACGGCTCGGCCGCTTACACATTCGATCTGCAATGGCGGCTTTCCGGTACGCCCGAGGTGGCACCGCCGCTGCTGGTGCACACCGGGTCGATCGCCGCCGTGCGCGAACCGGGGTGCTTGGCGGTCGCCGCGCTGCTCGAGGCTTACCGCGTCTCGGCCACCGTGAGCTTCGATCCCAACGTGCGACCGTCGCTGATTCCCGACCGTGACGCCGCGCAGGCCCGCATCGCACACCTGGTCGAGCGCAGCGACATCGTCAAGGTCAGTGACGAGGACTTGAAGTGGATCGATCCCGACCGCGAGCCCCAGCGCACGGCCCGGGGGTGGCTGGCGTCGGGACCCGCGATCGTCGTCCTGACGCTGGGCGCCCGCGGCGCCGTGGCGTTCTGCGCAGCCGGCGATGCCCGGGTGGAGGCCACGCCGGCCAGGGTGGTCGACACCGTCGGTGCCGGCGACGCCTTCATGGCCGGTTTGCTCGATGCGCTGTGGGAATTGGGTCTGTTGGGCGCCGACCGCCGCGCCGCCCTGAGCCGGGTCGGGCTCGACGCGCTCACGGCGGCACTACAAGCCGCCAGCCTGGCGTCGGCGCTGACGGTCTCGCGGGCCGGCGCCGACCTCCCCGATCGCGCCGCGCTGCGGGCCCAAGCAAACCGGCGCCGCTAG